The Zingiber officinale cultivar Zhangliang chromosome 9A, Zo_v1.1, whole genome shotgun sequence genome window below encodes:
- the LOC122019836 gene encoding uncharacterized protein LOC122019836, which translates to MEKTCPEVDLQDWEILPDSNSLLQEPSSHGTKQPELLNQPVANTGYFSMKVENPAVIPAEEMHTDEEAEYKAMEEEEEKKDHTGSELKGKDFGCNWRLTGIGAAVAATVCIFIFGGSGRQHQKQLQKQKIQFKIYADDKRMKEMVQQARRLNQGLSAVRGAPMGRARFSFEGYCANG; encoded by the exons ATGGAAAAGACATGCCCAGAGGTTGACCTGCAAGACTGGGAGATTCTCCCAGACAGCAACAGCTTGTTGCAAGAACCGAGCAGCCATGGCACCAAACAGCCTGAGCTTCTCAATCAACCTGTAGCCAATACTGGCTACTTCTCAATGAAGGTGGAGAATCCTGCAGTAATTCCAGCAGAGGAGATGCACACAGATGAAGAAGCTGAATACAAAGccatggaggaggaggaggaaaagaAGGATCACACAGGATCTGAACTGAAAGGTAAGGACTTTGGTTGTAACTGGAGATTGACAGGTATTGGGGCAGCAGTTGCTGCTACTGTTTGTATCTTCATATTCGGCGGCAGTGGCCGACAGCACCAGAAACAACTGCAGAAACAGAAGATCCAGTTCAAGATCTATGCAGATGACAAG AGGATGAAAGAGATGGTGCAACAGGCGAGAAGGCTGAACCAGGGACTGTCAGCTGTGAGGGGAGCTCCCATGGGCAGGGCTCGCTTTTCATTTGAAGGATATTGTGCAAATGGCTGA